Proteins encoded by one window of Lathyrus oleraceus cultivar Zhongwan6 chromosome 1, CAAS_Psat_ZW6_1.0, whole genome shotgun sequence:
- the LOC127100667 gene encoding uncharacterized protein LOC127100667 yields the protein MAEDHNRRPLKEFAQPSDEEPSSSIENPAIPTNNFKLKPSLLQLVQQNQYTGLTKENPNQHLKVFIQLADTFKTNGASPEAIRLRLFPFSLRDRAQSWLDDPKPLECNSIAENKLAKKEKDPGKFSKRSILWNHVIDKAFLDLGASVSLMPLAVCRRLNLGELQPTKMSLQLADRCVKYPVRILEDIPVRIRQLYIPTDFVVMDIKKDDEIPILLGRPFLSTAGAIIDVKRGKLTFEVGDEKI from the exons ATGGCCGAAGATCATAACCGAAGACCActtaaggaatttgcccaaccTTCTGATGAAGAACCTAGCTCTAGTATAGAAAACCCGGCTATTCCTACTAATAATTTCAAATTAAAACCCTCATTATTACAACTAGTACAACAAAATCAATACACGGGCCTCACTAAAGAGAACCcgaatcaacatttaaaagtttttatccaactagCTGATACATTCAAGACCAATGGTGCTTCACCTGAGGCAATTCGTCTAAGGctattccctttttccctcagagatagAGCACAGTCTTG GCTGGATGATCCCAAACCTTTAGAATGCAACTCCATTGCTGAGAACAAACTTGCTAAAAAGGAGAAAGATCCTGGGAAATTTTCCAAACGTTCTATTTTATGGAATCATGTTATAGACAAAGCATTCCTAGACTTGGGAGCAAGCGTAAGCCTgatgcctttagcagtttgtaGAAGGCTAAACctaggagaattacaaccaactaagatgtctcttcaattagccgatagatgTGTGAAATATCCAGTACGCATATTAGAAGACATTCCAGTTAGAATCAGacaactttatatcccaacagatTTTGTGGTAATGGACATTAAAAAAGACGACGAAATCCCGATCCTCCTTGGTAGACCCTTCTTATCAACTGCGGGAGCcataatagatgttaaaagaggaaaaCTAACTTTTGAAGTGGGtgatgaaaagatataa